Proteins from a single region of Thamnophis elegans isolate rThaEle1 chromosome 17, rThaEle1.pri, whole genome shotgun sequence:
- the CCT3 gene encoding T-complex protein 1 subunit gamma, which translates to MLGQRPVLVLSQNTKRESGRKVQAGNINAAKTIADIIRTCLGPRAMMKMLLDPMGGIVMTNDGNAILREIQVQHPAAKSMIEISRTQDEEVGDGTTSVIILAGEMLSVAEHFLEQQMHPTVIISAYRKALDDMISALKKISTAVDVNNREAMLKIINSAISTKAINRWSDMACSIALDAVRTVELEENGRKEIDIKQYAKIEKIPGGFIEDSCVLPGVMINKDITHPRMRRTIKNPRIVLLDCSLEFKKGESQTDIEITREEDFTRILQMEEEFVQQMCEHLIKVKPDLIITEKGISDLAQHFLMRANISAIRRVRKTDNNRIARACGARIVSRTDELREEDVGTGARLFEVKKIGDEYFTFITECKEPKACTILLRGASKEILAEVERNLQDAMQVCRNVLVDPQLVPGGGASEMAVAHALTEKSKVMTGVEQWPYRAVAQALEVIPRTLIQNCGASTIRVLTSLRAKHTQEGSQTWGVNGETGVLADMKDLGIWEPLSVKLQTYKTAVETAVLLLRIDSIVSGHKKKSDEQSKPTGAPSAPQE; encoded by the exons ATGCTGGGCCAGCGCCCCGTCCTCGTTCTCA GTCAAAACACAAAACGTGAGTCTGGAAGAAAAGTCCAGGCTGGAAATATTAATGCTGCTAAG ACTATTGCTGATATTATCAGAACCTGCTTAGGCCCAAGGGCAATGATGAAG ATGTTGTTGGACCCAATGGGTGGAATCGTCATGACAAATGATGGCAATGCTATTCTTAGAGAA atTCAAGTACAGCATCCAGCTGCCAAATCCATGATAGAAATCAGCCGTACTCAGGATGAAGAAGTGGGCGATGGGACCACATCTGTGATTATTCTCG CTGGAGAAATGTTGTCAGTGGCAGAACATTTCCTAGAGCAACAGATGCACCCCACGGTAATCATCAGTGCCTACCGAAAGGCCCTGGATGACATGATCAGCGCTCTGAAAAAAATCAG CACTGCAGTTGACGTCAACAACCGTGAGGCCATGCTTAAAATCATCAACAGCGCCATCAGCACCAAGGCTATCAACCGCTGGTCGGATATGGCCTGCAGCATTGCCCTGGATGCAGTCAGAACAGTGGAGTTGGAAGAGAATGGCAGGAAGGAAATTGACATCAAGCAGTATGCTAAAATAGAAAag ATTCCTGGCGGTTTTATTGAGGATTCCTGTGTCCTGCCTGGGGTCATGATTAATAAAGATATCACCCATCCTCGGATGCGGCGCACCATCAAGAATCCCCGGATCGTTTTGCTGGACTGCTCGCTGGAATTCAAGAAGGGGGAGAGTCAG ACCGATATTGAAATAACCCGTGAGGAAGACTTCACTCGCATCCTGCAGATGGAAGAGGAATTTGTTCAGCAGATGTGCGAGCATTTGATCAAAGTCAAGCCTGATCTCATCATCACGGAGAAAGGAATCTCCG aCCTGGCTCAGCATTTCCTGATGAGAGCTAACATCTCAGCCATCCGCCGGGTGAGGAAAACTGACAACAACCGGATTGCAAG AGCTTGTGGGGCTCGTATCGTCAGCCGCACAGATGAGCTGCGCGAAGAGGATGTGGGGACTGGCGCTCGGCTCTTCGAAGTGAAGAAAATTGGAGACGAGTACTTTACTTTTATCACTGAATGCAAGGAGCCCAAGGCTTGCACCATTTTGCTCCGGGGCGCCAGCAAAGAGATTCTAGCG GAAGTGGAGCGTAACCTCCAGGACGCTATGCAGGTCTGTCGCAATGTCCTCGTTGACCCCCAGCTGGTGCCAGGGGGTGGTGCTTCCGAGATGGCCGTGGCCCACGCCTTAACCGAAAAGTCCAAAGTCATGACCGGGGTGGAACAGTGGCCCTATCGCGCCGTGGCCCAAGCTCTGGAAGTTATTCCCAGGACCCTCATTCAGAACTGTGGTGCTAGCACTATCCGTGTCCTCACATCCTTGCGG GCCAAGCACACTCAAGAAGGCAGCCAGACCTGGGGTGTCAATGGAGAGACTGGAGTCTTGGCCGACATGAAGGACTTGGGCATCTGGGAGCCCCTCTCTGTCAAGTTGCAGACCTACAAGACAGCTGTCGAG ACGGCTGTCCTCCTCCTGCGGATCGACTCCATCGTTTCGGGCCACAAGAAGAAAAGTGACGAGCAGAGCAAGCCGACGGGAGCCCCAAGTGCGCCCCAAGAATAG